The Monodelphis domestica isolate mMonDom1 chromosome 7, mMonDom1.pri, whole genome shotgun sequence genome window below encodes:
- the LOC100010042 gene encoding zymogen granule membrane protein 16-like, with the protein MLALALLALLCVSAESVQPRESSYNGEYGGEGGEPFSHSGNQLDGPITAIRIRVNRYYIVGLQVRYGKEWSNYVGGSQGNLEEILLFPGESIIHVSGRYKYHVLQLVFVTDMGRYLLFGKATGTSFNAAPLYPNTVLRFLSGRSGSLINAIGFHWDAYPQ; encoded by the exons ATGTTGGCATTGGCTCTCCTCGCCTTACTCTGTGTGTCAGCCGAGTCTG TCCAGCCACGGGAATCCTCCTACAATGGAGAgtatggaggagagggaggagagcccTTCTCTCACTCTGGCAACCAACTAGATGGCCCCATCACTGCCATTCGAATCCGAGTCAACAGATACTACATTGTGGG ACTTCAGGTTCGATATGGCAAGGAATGGAGCAACTATGTTGGGGGTTCCCAGGGCAACCTGGAGGAGATTCTTCTGTTCCCCGGGGAATCAATCATCCATGTATCTGGCAGATATAAATACCATGTTCTGCAGTTGGTCTTTGTGACAGACATGGGCCGATACCTGCTTTTTGGCAAAGCTACAGGCACCAGCTTCAATGCCGCCCCACTGTATCCCAACACCGTTCTTCGATTCCTCAGTGGCCGCTCTGGCTCCCTCATCAATGCTATTGGCTTTCACTGGGATGCTTACCCCCAGTGA